Below is a window of Desmonostoc muscorum LEGE 12446 DNA.
ACATTAGGATTAAGTGCAAATCCATAAATCAATAATTGGAATATTGGTGGTACTATTAATAAAACAATTAATTGTTTATCTCGTAAAATCTGATTGATCTCTTTGCGAACTAATGCCCAAAATAAATTATCAAATAGTCTGAGAATAAATTTCATTTTATTTGTTGTAGTGTAAATTATAAAAGATATAAAACAATTTAATTAGGCAATTGCATCCGGTTTAAAGCTTTACGAGATAGATTAAAAAATAAAAATGCAAATACAAATAATATTAACAAATCAACCAAAATGTCTGTCCATCCCGTGCCTCTGACAAACACACTACGAGTGATGTTAATAAAATAACGAGTTGGAACCAAAAGTGACACGAAAGAAAGAGGAAAAGGAATGTTATTGAGAGGATAAATAAAACCAGATAACAACAATGAGGTAATAAAACCAATCAGAGCCACTCCTTGTACGGCTGCATTTTGATTACTACTCCGCACTCCTAACAGCAAACCAAATAAAACACTATCTGCAAGAAATAAAAATGTCCCAATTAATAAAGGAATCGGATTGCTGATTAAGTAAACTTGAAAAATTAGCGTCCCCAATCCTATAATCACTAATGCTTCGACCCCAGCAACAATCAGATAAGCTAGTGCTTTTCCTAGTAATAATTCACTAGCAGTAATACTGGAAGTATATACTTGAAGGATAGTGCCTTTTTCTTTTTCACGCACCATTGCAATTGCTGCCAGCAAAGATGGGAAAATCCATAAGACTACTGCATATACTCCTGGTACAACATACAATCTCTCTTCGCGGCCAGGATTGAACCATAGGCGTATCCGAGGAGTAATGCTGCTAGTAGTTGGCACAAGCCCTTGCTCTTGTGAGAAAAAAATCGTCACTGCTTGAATACTATTTTTAATCACACGAGCATTATTAACATCTGTGGCATCGATTAGGACTTGCACTACAGTATTTCTGTGAGCTTGTATATCCTGACTAAATTCAGCAGGAATAATCACTGCTACTTTGGCAATACCTTTGTCGATCGCCTCCTGTACTGAATAATCTGCTGCCCATTGTTTGGGCAGAAATTGATTGGTTGCATATAACCTCTCAATATAACTACTACTGATATTTGTGCGGTCAAAATCCTGCACTATTAAGGGAATATTTTTACTCTCCAACCGGATGGCAAAGCCAAAAATCAATAGCGTTAAGAATGGCAATAGAAATGCTAACGCCAAAGTCAGGCGATCGCGGCGAAACTGTACTAATTCTTTGGTACATTGAGCAAAAATACGTTTCATAGCGATTCCAAATTATATTTTTTGTGCGCGTTGCACTATCCCAATAAATGCATCTTCCAAAGAAAAAGAAATAGGGCGCAGAGATTTAACCCTCAGGTGGGCGGATTCTAAAATTTCCAGTACTTGGGGAATTTCTTCGTCGGGTTGGTCAAGAACAACGTGTAAACTATTGGCAAAAATCGATACACGCCACGGCTCTAGATGTTTTTTCAGTAGCTTTGAGGCGGCTTGATTTTGATCAACCACAATTTCGATCAGTTTTCCTGGTTGGGAGGCTTTAATAAAACTAGGTGAACCCTCTGCCATAGTTTTCCCAGCTACCATAAAGCTCATGCGGTTACACTGTTCCGCTTCTTCTAAGTAGTGAGTAGTCACTAATATTGCCGTGCCGTGACGAGCAAAATTATTAATCAACTTCCAAAACTGACGACGAGCAAGGGGATCTACTCCTGATGTCGGCTCATCCAGAAATAAAATATCTGGTTCATGCATCACCGAAGCACCAAAAGCTACTCGCTGCTTCCAGCCACCGGGTAGCTGCCCCGTGAGCATCTTTTCTTGCCCCTCCAGTCCACAAGTAGCAATTACCCAGTCAATTTTTTCTCGACGTAACTTTCGGGGTACGCCGTAAACACCACTATAAAACTCCAGGTTTTCTAAAATTGTTAGGTCATCGTAGAGGGTGAATTTTTGGCTCATGTAACCGATACGCCGCCGAAGTTCGACACTACGCAGGTTTCCCACTTCGCCACCAAGGGAAATTTCACCGCTACTAGCTTCTACCAATCCACAGAGCATTTTGATTGTGGTAGTTTTCCCCGCACCGTTGGCTCCTAAAAGACCGAATATTTCGCCGTAGCGCACCTCGATGTTGACGTTTTTGACTGCTTGGAATTTGCCAAATGTACGGGTGAGGTTGTGAGCAGAGATCGCAATATTGGAGGAGTCAGGGTTTTGTTGCCACATTTCCCCCTTTTTCCGTGTCCCGCCTCTATAACGGGGAAACTCAAACAATTCTGATGCTCCTCCCTGCTGCCGTAGACGCGCAACGAAAACGTTTTCTAGTGTGGGTTCGCCACGTTCGATGGTGGAGGATGCTAGCTGATGCTGTTGTAACAGTTGCTGTACCTGTGTTTCACCAAGATTAACATCCTTAACGAGGACATCAAGGCGATCGCCAAACGTCTGGACATCCACGATATTTGGTTGTGCTAAATGTGATAATAATTGCTCAGTCTTTTCTATGTTAGGTGTCCGGACTTCCAAGCGTTCCAAGCCGAGACTAGCACGTAAAGAACCAGGAGTACCAATTTCTTGAATTTGACCACTGTACATTAATGCTACGCGATGACAGCGCTCAGCTTCATCTAAGTAGGGCGTAGCCACCACAATAGTCATGCCCTCAGCTGATAGTTCTGACAATACATCCCAAAATTCCCGCCGAGAAACCGGGTCAACGCCTGTGGTGGGTTCATCGAGCAGTAGAAGTTGTGGTTGGGAAACCAAAGCACAGCATAGGGCTAGCTTTTGTTTCATCCCACCGGAGAGTTGCCCAGCCAAGCGATCGCTAAACTGCTCTAAATTCATCAAGTGGAGGTATTTACGGCGACGTTCCTGCAACAAATCATCGGCTACTTGCCGCAATCCTGCTGCATAGCGTAAATTCTCATCAATACTGAGATCCAAGTATAAAGAAAACTGCTGCGTTAAATACCCCGTCATCAAGCGAGCATCTCGTGCAGGTTGACCAAATACCCGTACTTCTCCGGCTGTGGCCTCCATTAGTCCGCCGAGAATATGAAAGGTAGTGGTTTTACCGGCACCATCGGGGCCAATCAGCCCAAACATCTCACCTGACCGCACTGTAAAATTAACTCCCCTGACTGCCGCTACTCCACCATAGTGTTTGTGCAAGCCGTGAACTTGGATGACTTCAGTGGAGAAACCATCGTTTAGAGGTACGTTAGGAGGAGCAGTTATTGCTTGGTGGTTCACTGGTTTCACCCTTCACCCTGCAAAGAAATTTCTGCATCTCCTGGCATTCCAATCTTGGCACAAGGCAAATCTGTGCCAGCGTAGGGTAAATTGGGGTTAAAGCAGCCAGCCGGGTTTTCAACACTAATCCGAACACCAACCACTTGCTTGACTCTATCTTTCTGAAAATAGATATTTTCTGGCGTAAACGAGGCTTGTGGGTCGATGGCAATCACCTTACCTTTGAGAGGTTTATTGGGCGCAGAATCGAGAAAAATTTTGACTACCTGACCCAAGCGAACTTTGCCGATATCTCCTTCGGGAATAAAACCTCTCAGATAAATTGTCTTCGGGTCAACCACTGTCAGAATTTTGGTTTGACTACCTACTACTGCGCCTGGTTCAAAACTGCGGACAGTCACAACCCCGTCTAGGGGACTAATTACATTGAGGTCTTTCTCGGAATCTTGAATCTGGATCAGGCTTTGCTGCTTAGTTGCTTGGGCATCCTTGACTCTTGCTTGGGCAGATTTCACTTTTGCCCAAGCAGATTTTAGCTGGGCGGAGGTTTGATCGCGTTTTCTTTTGAGCGCTTCTAATTGGGCGTTGCGAATGTTAGGGTTAAAGCCTGTGGTTTGCGCTTGGGTTAGTCCCCCTTGGGCAGCGCTTAATTGTTCCCTAGCAGCATTTATTGCTGCCTGTCGTGCCTCTTGGGTCGCTACTGCCGTGTCTAAGGTGGTTTGTGCTTGGTCAAATTGCTGTTGATTAATAGCGCCCTCAGCTACCAGTTCAGCATAGCGATCGCGATTAATTTTTGCGAGATTGACTTCCGCCGCCGCCTGCTTTGCCTGTGCTTGTGCTTGCACTAGTTGCGCCCTTGCCGCCGCTACGTTGGACTTAGCCTGCTCAACCTTACCTTGGGTATCTCCTTGTGACTGTTGTAAATTTAATCGGGCTTCTTGAATTTGGCTGTTGATTTGCTCTATTTCGCTTTTTACTCGTTCCACATCTGAATATGCCTGCTGTTCATCGGATTGCACAGATGCCAATTGGGCCTCAGCAGCGCGTAGTTGTTGTGCGAGTAATTGATCTTCAATACCATCGAGCTTGATTAATCGCTGCCCTTTCTTAACTGCTGTGCCTTCCCGCACACCGATCCATTCAATCCTACCGCCTCTCTTGACACCAATTTCAGTTTCATAGCCCTCCATCCGCCCATTTACATGAATTACATCGGTTCTTGGTTGCCCTTGCGATCGCCAGATTGTGTAGCCAATACCTGCTGCCAAAGCCAGTACCACTACCAATAGTGAAGGCAACGATAAAAGACGAGGCCGAACTTTAGAGGGCAGCACTGGAGCATTCGGAAGAGTATCTGTAGTTGTGGAGGCAGTTTGAGCCATACTATTACCTACCCTTGATCATTAAGGCTTATATCTGCAATAATTCGATAAATTTGGTGCTTGCTTAGGTAAAAGAATATACTTTTTAACTTTTGCAATCTAACCATACAAGTTTTACGCTCCCATGTAACTGTATCATTCTTTTTCAAACTGGTATAAAAATCCTGGCATTGCTAAATTTAGGGATGATTTTTAGTTCACGCAAAGGCAAGGCAGCGCGGTCTTTTTGGTTTCCACACAGGAGCAACTGCCGCGCAA
It encodes the following:
- a CDS encoding ABC transporter permease, with product MKRIFAQCTKELVQFRRDRLTLALAFLLPFLTLLIFGFAIRLESKNIPLIVQDFDRTNISSSYIERLYATNQFLPKQWAADYSVQEAIDKGIAKVAVIIPAEFSQDIQAHRNTVVQVLIDATDVNNARVIKNSIQAVTIFFSQEQGLVPTTSSITPRIRLWFNPGREERLYVVPGVYAVVLWIFPSLLAAIAMVREKEKGTILQVYTSSITASELLLGKALAYLIVAGVEALVIIGLGTLIFQVYLISNPIPLLIGTFLFLADSVLFGLLLGVRSSNQNAAVQGVALIGFITSLLLSGFIYPLNNIPFPLSFVSLLVPTRYFINITRSVFVRGTGWTDILVDLLILFVFAFLFFNLSRKALNRMQLPN
- a CDS encoding ATP-binding cassette domain-containing protein encodes the protein MTAPPNVPLNDGFSTEVIQVHGLHKHYGGVAAVRGVNFTVRSGEMFGLIGPDGAGKTTTFHILGGLMEATAGEVRVFGQPARDARLMTGYLTQQFSLYLDLSIDENLRYAAGLRQVADDLLQERRRKYLHLMNLEQFSDRLAGQLSGGMKQKLALCCALVSQPQLLLLDEPTTGVDPVSRREFWDVLSELSAEGMTIVVATPYLDEAERCHRVALMYSGQIQEIGTPGSLRASLGLERLEVRTPNIEKTEQLLSHLAQPNIVDVQTFGDRLDVLVKDVNLGETQVQQLLQQHQLASSTIERGEPTLENVFVARLRQQGGASELFEFPRYRGGTRKKGEMWQQNPDSSNIAISAHNLTRTFGKFQAVKNVNIEVRYGEIFGLLGANGAGKTTTIKMLCGLVEASSGEISLGGEVGNLRSVELRRRIGYMSQKFTLYDDLTILENLEFYSGVYGVPRKLRREKIDWVIATCGLEGQEKMLTGQLPGGWKQRVAFGASVMHEPDILFLDEPTSGVDPLARRQFWKLINNFARHGTAILVTTHYLEEAEQCNRMSFMVAGKTMAEGSPSFIKASQPGKLIEIVVDQNQAASKLLKKHLEPWRVSIFANSLHVVLDQPDEEIPQVLEILESAHLRVKSLRPISFSLEDAFIGIVQRAQKI
- a CDS encoding HlyD family secretion protein gives rise to the protein MAQTASTTTDTLPNAPVLPSKVRPRLLSLPSLLVVVLALAAGIGYTIWRSQGQPRTDVIHVNGRMEGYETEIGVKRGGRIEWIGVREGTAVKKGQRLIKLDGIEDQLLAQQLRAAEAQLASVQSDEQQAYSDVERVKSEIEQINSQIQEARLNLQQSQGDTQGKVEQAKSNVAAARAQLVQAQAQAKQAAAEVNLAKINRDRYAELVAEGAINQQQFDQAQTTLDTAVATQEARQAAINAAREQLSAAQGGLTQAQTTGFNPNIRNAQLEALKRKRDQTSAQLKSAWAKVKSAQARVKDAQATKQQSLIQIQDSEKDLNVISPLDGVVTVRSFEPGAVVGSQTKILTVVDPKTIYLRGFIPEGDIGKVRLGQVVKIFLDSAPNKPLKGKVIAIDPQASFTPENIYFQKDRVKQVVGVRISVENPAGCFNPNLPYAGTDLPCAKIGMPGDAEISLQGEG